A single genomic interval of bacterium harbors:
- a CDS encoding ACP S-malonyltransferase — translation MKVAVVFPGYSGQYVGMGKDFYDNHRFVQEYFEEASSCLNLNFVKLCFASSDAELGKIHNAYPSLFLVSTAIGLLMINEGIIPSVLAGYCDGEFAALSVAKCINLADGLYFLSKYSVFYEDFIKKSKFSALRIMGVPAELLQEGCLTVSNGNEVVFVGICFSGTDHIVSGHRDALERLIDFLHGQKAIKFEHVSIGMGLHSPMMIDIVRLLKMYLEKLDFRPLKTPFVSALNGELVLDGPAAKNLLLRHIDGSLYYSKIVSYLADYDLIIEIGNRVMLHHLLKKEYPEKKIFEVRRSSDLLALQRLIHNQ, via the coding sequence ATGAAGGTTGCAGTAGTTTTTCCTGGGTATTCAGGACAATATGTGGGTATGGGCAAGGATTTTTATGATAATCATCGGTTTGTGCAAGAATATTTTGAAGAGGCGTCAAGCTGTTTGAATCTTAACTTTGTTAAGTTATGTTTTGCTTCTTCTGATGCTGAACTTGGCAAAATCCATAATGCCTATCCTTCACTATTTCTTGTAAGCACGGCAATTGGTTTGCTGATGATAAACGAAGGCATCATACCATCTGTTTTGGCAGGATATTGTGATGGTGAATTTGCAGCGCTTTCAGTTGCAAAATGTATTAACCTTGCAGATGGTCTTTACTTTCTATCTAAATACAGTGTTTTTTACGAAGATTTTATTAAAAAAAGTAAGTTTTCAGCGTTGCGTATCATGGGTGTTCCTGCAGAGCTATTGCAAGAAGGATGTCTTACAGTAAGTAATGGTAATGAGGTTGTATTTGTTGGTATCTGTTTTTCAGGTACTGATCATATCGTTTCTGGTCATCGCGATGCGCTTGAGCGACTGATCGATTTTTTACATGGACAAAAGGCCATTAAGTTTGAGCATGTCAGCATCGGAATGGGTCTGCATTCTCCAATGATGATCGATATTGTTCGTTTATTAAAAATGTACTTAGAAAAACTTGATTTTAGGCCATTGAAGACTCCGTTTGTGAGTGCATTAAATGGCGAGTTGGTACTTGATGGACCGGCAGCAAAAAACTTATTGTTGCGTCATATTGATGGATCTTTATACTATTCAAAGATTGTGTCTTATTTGGCAGATTATGACCTTATTATAGAGATAGGAAACAGGGTTATGTTACATCACCTTTTGAAAAAAGAATATCCTGAAAAAAAGATATTTGAGGTACGAAGAAGTTCGGATTTACTTGCATTACAGCGATTAATACATAATCAATAA
- a CDS encoding tetratricopeptide repeat protein, with protein sequence MNFQTIKQEVLELFNGSFNIYEQKYIQYVLGFVLAILVAGGLGYGYSAYRNIQNSKAFEALSECIVRLDEFSLKKETVDWQELVTFFEQKKREHVASGIAPYFDILISDVLIKDGKIDGALELLKNLRVENNALRDMLRLKYALILVDQDAPERQKDGFVLIDELTKSADPLVKDAILYQSARCYFAHNDQQKAKQLLQQLVDDQAYNQLTAPSYWSSLARVKLGQLL encoded by the coding sequence ATGAATTTTCAAACAATAAAACAGGAAGTATTAGAGCTTTTTAATGGTAGTTTCAATATCTATGAGCAGAAATATATTCAGTACGTATTAGGTTTTGTTCTAGCAATCTTAGTAGCTGGTGGCTTAGGGTATGGATATTCTGCTTATCGAAACATTCAGAACAGCAAAGCATTTGAGGCCTTGTCTGAATGTATTGTACGTTTAGATGAGTTTAGTTTGAAAAAAGAAACCGTTGATTGGCAAGAGTTAGTCACATTTTTTGAGCAAAAAAAACGTGAACATGTTGCGTCGGGCATTGCTCCGTATTTTGATATTCTCATTTCTGATGTGCTGATCAAAGATGGTAAAATAGACGGTGCGTTAGAACTGTTGAAAAATCTGAGAGTTGAAAATAATGCGTTGCGTGACATGCTGCGCTTAAAATATGCGCTTATTCTTGTAGATCAAGATGCACCTGAGCGCCAAAAAGATGGCTTTGTGCTTATTGATGAACTTACAAAGTCTGCTGATCCGTTAGTTAAAGATGCGATTTTGTATCAATCAGCTCGTTGTTATTTTGCTCATAACGATCAACAGAAAGCAAAACAACTTCTGCAGCAGTTAGTTGATGATCAGGCATACAATCAGTTGACGGCGCCTTCATATTGGTCTTCATTAGCACGAGTCAAACTTGGTCAACTTTTATAA
- the rplS gene encoding 50S ribosomal protein L19, with protein sequence MHFGIDQNKAVIPEFHVGDTLAVLQRVKELVKENEKKPAVLKERLQKFEGDVIAIRNNGASSTFTIRKIGAHNVAVERIFPFYSPVIEEISVVRRGDVRRAKLYYLRKRVGKAARVKEKVVSSRATVDNTSAQ encoded by the coding sequence ATGCATTTTGGTATTGACCAAAATAAGGCAGTAATACCTGAGTTTCATGTTGGCGATACTCTTGCGGTTTTGCAAAGAGTGAAAGAGCTCGTAAAAGAAAATGAGAAAAAGCCAGCAGTTCTGAAAGAACGGTTGCAAAAATTTGAAGGTGATGTGATTGCCATCAGAAATAATGGGGCTTCTTCAACGTTTACCATCCGTAAAATCGGAGCACATAATGTAGCGGTTGAGAGGATCTTCCCCTTTTACAGTCCGGTTATTGAAGAGATCTCGGTAGTGCGCAGAGGTGATGTGCGCCGTGCTAAACTTTATTATTTACGCAAGCGTGTTGGAAAAGCTGCGCGTGTCAAAGAAAAGGTGGTCAGTAGCCGAGCTACTGTAGATAATACATCGGCACAATAA
- the plsX gene encoding phosphate acyltransferase PlsX: protein MPKIAVDAMGGDYAPIAVVKGAVAAARKGVKVTLFGDHDRVAELLSDECSDWQLRLPITVEHCFDVVDMAEVAIKKMLIRKASSMACAIDAVKMGRLDAFVSAGNSAAVHAFAMFQLGRINAVLRPALAGFFPTLSGAQVFCLDLGANTDCKADYLVQFAQMGSIYVQHATGVKNPRVALVSNGHEPYKGCSTVKKAYEVLSCMRDINFIGNVEARDIFQGGVDVLVCDGFIGNVMLKTAQGTVNMMMQMLKKYAEQSLFDRFLLACSGPLLQKLKSSVDYVHAGGALLLGVKKPVIIAHGSSNAQAIENAILLAERTVKDGVIANINNAIQDCLTKNPLSVGSNLNFVDKGLL, encoded by the coding sequence ATGCCAAAAATAGCTGTTGATGCAATGGGTGGTGATTATGCACCCATTGCGGTTGTCAAAGGTGCCGTAGCTGCCGCAAGAAAAGGGGTGAAGGTAACCCTTTTTGGTGATCATGATCGTGTAGCTGAGCTTCTTTCTGACGAATGTTCAGATTGGCAATTAAGGTTGCCTATTACGGTTGAGCACTGTTTTGATGTTGTTGATATGGCTGAGGTTGCAATTAAAAAGATGCTTATTAGAAAAGCATCATCGATGGCATGTGCAATTGATGCAGTTAAAATGGGGCGATTAGATGCATTTGTCTCTGCAGGTAATTCAGCAGCGGTACATGCATTTGCAATGTTTCAGCTTGGACGAATCAACGCAGTTTTGAGGCCTGCATTAGCCGGTTTTTTTCCAACTTTAAGTGGTGCGCAGGTCTTTTGTCTTGATTTAGGAGCAAATACCGATTGCAAGGCGGACTATCTGGTACAGTTTGCACAGATGGGATCCATATACGTTCAACATGCTACGGGGGTTAAGAATCCGCGGGTTGCACTTGTTTCAAATGGTCATGAACCATACAAGGGTTGCTCGACTGTGAAAAAAGCATATGAAGTGCTTTCTTGCATGCGTGATATTAATTTTATTGGTAATGTTGAAGCGCGTGACATCTTCCAAGGTGGTGTTGATGTGCTAGTGTGTGATGGCTTTATCGGAAATGTAATGCTAAAAACGGCACAAGGTACGGTTAATATGATGATGCAGATGTTAAAAAAATATGCTGAGCAGTCATTGTTTGATCGTTTTTTACTTGCTTGTAGTGGTCCATTGCTGCAAAAGTTGAAATCTAGTGTTGATTATGTCCATGCAGGTGGGGCCTTGCTGCTTGGTGTGAAAAAACCTGTTATTATTGCGCATGGTAGTTCAAATGCACAGGCGATAGAAAATGCTATTTTATTGGCTGAGCGTACGGTTAAAGACGGTGTTATTGCAAATATTAATAATGCAATACAAGACTGTTTGACAAAAAACCCTTTGTCTGTAGGGTCAAATCTGAATTTTGTTGATAAAGGATTACTGTAA
- a CDS encoding sigma 54-interacting transcriptional regulator: MNHLVYLFKELVKPSSLLLIAHALGLGGKMYLFFKIHDYSKRLDHGIYLLTILLISIFSGIYIDTHGVINQLYHCKILTTPQTLSTFFTKFCLFFCLLHYHSIMLLLKNLLTKKPRSLLKTHILPNFVSGFFGIYFILSAVMNSDNTMQTKTTYIEYVIHNLYASYIMCFIIPYTIWTTFNHLRNATTNVPLAIQNRTRNLLIYFYIPYVISDFINMNLLHEKSFYFIISYPLFIVLASLILTAFFYYCTRYIVNIPVFPYTKETYSLFNDQTFNNNFKETLINLSTAANEYEILQYTREFISKALGVSYNKIHLLVKPVEAEQDNMISVLAKKIKRTTSIDSFKNYTNRTYFIIQEIEKFTDQNRLLVLTALKKHKIIEYHEIDFANFYFQNDFFQKMIEILHRINSEAIIPVFEKNQIIAYIILDRNSKSGQFFDETHKDVITVFSNYLAGIICSFQARQLTYHTEKEHMFMERILKSEQEVDILKESIKAFIEPQEVREVGVFLYKNKLFTACNRFTTTFTNVDLNMDQGHTITKECKKLIAQVIEQKSVLSKVIQTEQNSHGILAIGIPHIDQKQVIMILSKPNLSDVLNKQLLSMPSTQDWHYFLYLQSTKVGNLLHTFFPLNTTEGIIKKIHILKNMLNSRVFFLGCPHTDALIVAKLIHESKKNREFKQFNPMRYADYEAVLFGTHTSYNMLPKAGLLETLDNGTIFIENITYLNIPTQQKLYTYIQTGAFTKINSNVQVKSNVQIILHTPLSYDALETIKDSFLYTTCKTHYFWLPTLESLTESDYYALVDAYMHQIRQAKGHTGLLPLSESQKRKLHLHKPLSITDLRHQILSLMLQNDGKPAPTITETEEKPAIPAAVAATDLAIQEAKKLGKKALKDRRTLALLWQRFNKNQNRIAHYLGVNRSSVSRRIKKHRMDI, encoded by the coding sequence ATGAACCATCTTGTATATCTTTTTAAAGAACTAGTAAAACCTTCCAGCCTTCTCCTTATTGCGCATGCGTTGGGATTAGGAGGAAAGATGTACCTCTTTTTTAAAATACATGATTATTCAAAACGACTTGACCATGGAATATATCTGTTAACCATACTGCTTATTAGCATTTTTTCAGGCATTTATATTGATACACATGGCGTCATCAACCAACTATACCACTGTAAAATCCTCACCACACCACAGACACTGAGCACTTTTTTCACTAAATTCTGCCTATTTTTCTGCCTGTTACACTATCATTCAATAATGCTTCTGTTAAAAAACCTTTTAACAAAAAAACCGCGATCTCTTTTAAAAACACATATACTGCCCAACTTTGTAAGCGGTTTTTTTGGAATCTATTTTATACTCAGTGCTGTAATGAACAGCGATAACACAATGCAAACAAAAACAACGTACATAGAATATGTCATACATAACCTATACGCTTCATATATTATGTGCTTTATTATACCGTACACGATCTGGACTACGTTTAACCACTTACGTAATGCAACAACAAACGTGCCACTTGCCATACAAAATAGAACACGCAATCTGCTTATTTATTTTTATATTCCGTATGTCATATCTGATTTTATTAATATGAATCTGTTACATGAAAAATCATTTTATTTTATCATATCCTATCCATTGTTCATTGTTTTGGCATCACTGATACTCACCGCATTTTTCTATTACTGCACCCGATATATAGTCAATATTCCTGTTTTCCCTTATACAAAAGAGACCTACTCCTTATTTAATGATCAGACCTTTAACAATAATTTCAAAGAAACGCTCATTAATTTAAGTACCGCTGCAAATGAATATGAAATTCTCCAATACACACGAGAATTCATTAGCAAAGCACTTGGTGTTTCTTATAATAAAATTCATCTTCTAGTAAAACCAGTTGAAGCTGAACAGGACAACATGATCAGTGTCCTTGCAAAAAAGATTAAAAGGACAACCTCAATCGATAGTTTCAAAAACTACACCAATCGTACCTATTTTATTATCCAGGAAATCGAAAAATTCACCGATCAAAATAGGTTGTTAGTACTGACCGCACTAAAAAAACATAAGATTATCGAATATCACGAAATAGACTTTGCAAATTTCTATTTTCAAAATGATTTTTTCCAAAAAATGATCGAGATCTTACACCGCATTAATTCAGAAGCCATTATTCCAGTTTTTGAAAAAAACCAGATTATCGCCTATATTATACTTGACAGAAATAGTAAATCTGGCCAATTTTTCGATGAAACACACAAAGATGTCATCACCGTATTCAGCAACTATCTTGCCGGAATCATATGTTCATTTCAGGCTCGCCAATTAACCTATCACACAGAAAAAGAACATATGTTCATGGAAAGAATTCTTAAAAGTGAGCAAGAAGTAGACATTCTAAAAGAAAGCATAAAAGCATTTATAGAGCCGCAAGAGGTAAGGGAAGTGGGCGTTTTTTTATATAAAAACAAACTATTCACTGCGTGCAATCGGTTTACAACTACCTTTACTAATGTTGATTTGAATATGGATCAAGGCCATACAATTACAAAAGAATGCAAAAAACTGATCGCACAGGTCATTGAACAAAAATCGGTACTATCAAAAGTCATACAAACGGAACAAAACAGTCATGGTATCCTGGCTATTGGCATTCCTCATATTGACCAGAAGCAGGTAATCATGATACTTTCAAAGCCGAATCTTTCAGATGTTTTAAATAAACAACTTTTATCTATGCCATCTACCCAAGACTGGCACTATTTTCTTTATTTACAATCAACAAAAGTCGGCAACTTATTACATACTTTTTTCCCCCTTAATACCACAGAGGGAATCATTAAAAAAATACATATATTAAAAAATATGTTAAACAGCAGGGTCTTTTTTTTGGGCTGTCCACACACAGATGCATTAATAGTCGCAAAGTTGATTCACGAAAGTAAAAAAAATAGAGAATTCAAACAGTTCAATCCTATGCGATATGCAGATTATGAAGCGGTCCTTTTTGGTACACATACATCCTACAATATGCTACCGAAAGCTGGACTGTTGGAAACCTTGGATAATGGAACTATTTTCATTGAAAATATCACCTATTTAAATATACCTACTCAACAAAAACTGTATACTTATATTCAAACTGGCGCATTCACCAAAATAAATAGCAATGTACAGGTAAAAAGTAATGTACAGATTATATTACACACACCACTATCTTACGATGCACTTGAGACCATAAAAGATTCCTTCCTGTACACCACATGCAAAACACACTACTTCTGGCTGCCTACTTTAGAATCTTTAACAGAATCTGACTATTACGCGCTCGTGGATGCCTATATGCATCAAATTCGTCAGGCAAAGGGTCATACCGGCCTCCTGCCTCTTTCTGAAAGTCAAAAACGCAAACTCCATCTTCACAAACCTTTATCCATCACTGATTTACGTCATCAGATACTTTCTTTGATGCTACAAAATGACGGCAAACCGGCGCCGACTATCACAGAAACAGAAGAAAAACCTGCGATCCCTGCAGCTGTTGCTGCAACAGATCTGGCAATTCAAGAAGCCAAAAAACTTGGCAAAAAAGCCCTCAAAGACAGACGAACGCTGGCATTATTGTGGCAACGCTTTAATAAAAACCAGAACAGGATTGCCCACTATTTAGGGGTCAATCGCTCTTCTGTGAGTCGTAGAATCAAAAAACATAGAATGGATATTTAG
- the rpmF gene encoding 50S ribosomal protein L32, protein MPVPKRKRSRVRRDKRFANKGIKVKTVVGCKTCNSPLSPHAICTQCGHYKGVKILRTKVDRSETRAVLKQMKTSKRVQTTPDAATEAS, encoded by the coding sequence ATGCCAGTACCAAAACGTAAGCGTTCTCGTGTTCGTCGTGATAAAAGATTTGCCAATAAAGGTATCAAAGTTAAAACAGTGGTTGGTTGCAAAACCTGCAACAGTCCGTTAAGTCCGCATGCGATATGTACCCAATGTGGTCATTACAAAGGTGTTAAGATTTTAAGAACAAAAGTCGATCGCAGTGAAACACGTGCAGTTTTAAAACAGATGAAAACATCCAAACGTGTGCAGACAACTCCTGATGCGGCAACGGAAGCTTCTTAA
- the gltX gene encoding glutamate--tRNA ligase, producing MEHKTVRVRFAPSPTGHLHVGGLRTALFNYLFAKHNNGVYLLRCEDTDLERSTEAFFDSQMRSFEWVGLIPDEPVVIQSTRFAQHFKVIDSLIERKKAYKCYCTEQALAARLGKTDENDFIRYDRYCFYNQTAHDEKDPFVIRFCMPESLSEYIFDDLIRGQISFSPEQYDDFIIVRTDGVPVYNFVVVVDDAFMAITHVIRGEEHIANTPKQIAIYNACGYKVPFFAHLPMILGASGAKLSKRDGATSVNDYKEHGYLPEALVNYLAKLGWAYKDQEIFSMQELITHFSLEGVGKKGSIFDPEKLNWMNGLYIKNMSARTLYEYMCTELEYRFGELLPGWSQERIEKAIDVFKGRVITLEELKNELGTLRGQGNVLIPEFTKEMKQYVAMVRERFLKEGISANTIKEVAKEADVPIVLVAQPVRLALIGKLHGPGIGDLIHLLTTQEVLERLKKLEDVPFI from the coding sequence ATGGAACATAAAACTGTCCGTGTACGTTTTGCCCCGTCACCAACGGGGCATCTCCATGTTGGGGGGTTGCGTACTGCGTTGTTTAACTATCTTTTTGCAAAACATAATAACGGTGTTTACCTTCTTCGTTGTGAAGATACTGATCTTGAACGTTCAACAGAAGCGTTTTTTGATTCTCAGATGCGTTCGTTTGAATGGGTGGGTCTGATTCCTGATGAACCGGTGGTAATTCAGTCTACACGGTTTGCTCAGCATTTTAAAGTTATTGACTCATTAATTGAGCGAAAAAAAGCATATAAATGTTATTGTACGGAGCAAGCGTTGGCAGCACGCCTTGGCAAAACTGATGAAAATGATTTTATTCGTTATGATAGATACTGTTTTTACAATCAAACGGCACATGATGAAAAAGATCCATTTGTTATCCGTTTTTGTATGCCAGAGTCTTTGTCGGAGTATATTTTTGATGATCTGATTAGAGGTCAGATCAGTTTTTCGCCTGAACAGTATGATGACTTTATTATTGTACGTACCGATGGTGTTCCTGTGTATAATTTTGTGGTTGTTGTTGATGATGCTTTTATGGCAATTACTCATGTGATTCGAGGTGAGGAGCATATTGCAAATACGCCAAAGCAGATAGCCATTTATAATGCTTGTGGATATAAGGTTCCATTCTTTGCACATTTACCAATGATTTTGGGCGCTTCTGGGGCAAAATTAAGCAAGCGAGATGGGGCGACTTCGGTAAATGATTATAAGGAGCATGGATATTTACCAGAAGCACTTGTTAACTATCTGGCAAAACTCGGGTGGGCATACAAAGATCAAGAGATTTTTTCTATGCAAGAACTTATTACACATTTTTCATTAGAAGGCGTGGGTAAGAAAGGTTCAATTTTTGATCCTGAAAAACTCAACTGGATGAACGGACTCTATATTAAAAATATGTCTGCACGCACATTATATGAATATATGTGCACTGAGCTTGAGTATAGGTTCGGCGAACTGTTACCAGGTTGGTCACAAGAGCGTATTGAAAAGGCGATTGACGTATTCAAGGGCCGTGTTATAACGCTTGAAGAGTTAAAGAATGAGTTAGGTACATTGCGTGGTCAAGGTAATGTGCTTATTCCTGAATTTACAAAAGAGATGAAGCAGTATGTAGCAATGGTGAGGGAGCGATTTTTAAAGGAGGGTATTTCTGCAAATACTATTAAAGAGGTAGCCAAAGAAGCGGACGTTCCAATCGTTTTAGTTGCACAGCCAGTACGCCTTGCATTAATAGGCAAATTACACGGACCTGGTATAGGCGATTTAATACATTTGCTTACGACGCAAGAGGTGCTGGAAAGACTGAAAAAACTGGAGGACGTCCCATTTATATAA
- the acpP gene encoding acyl carrier protein encodes MAEKNRLDTFTKIAEIVADKLNIDKGLITGSATLEGLGADSLDVIEIIMKIEEQFEVQIDDQEAETLHTLDAVVDYVQKLRT; translated from the coding sequence GTGGCAGAAAAAAACAGATTAGATACATTTACTAAGATTGCAGAAATAGTTGCAGACAAGTTGAACATTGATAAGGGATTAATTACTGGCTCGGCGACACTTGAGGGGCTGGGTGCTGATTCACTTGATGTGATCGAAATTATTATGAAGATCGAAGAGCAGTTTGAAGTACAGATTGATGATCAGGAAGCAGAGACATTGCATACATTGGATGCAGTAGTTGATTATGTGCAAAAACTGCGTACGTAG